caggcttctatcaagcctgatagaagcctgtccggtcacatcgcggttgcggggcagccggggacctcctgaagggcactagggctgtctatgcagagcgcctatcgagccgtgcgcttgatgggcactctgcataggcagccctggggcctttcaggaggtccccggctgcctagcaaccacacagcgtcccgcgatctcatcgtgggacgctgtacgggccccctgaacgtcgggtgcaggctgtttcttacagcgggcacccggcggcagcagttccgacgagccgcgccgctagtcagaactgttaacactttaaataccgctgtcagagcggtatttaaagtgttaacagttaggacaagcggcgcagctcgtcggaactgctgccgccgggtgcccgctgtaagaaacagcctgcacccgacgttgtatggagcgggatccacccgcgatcccgctccatactaccatttgttcgacttgcgaacaaaacggacttgcgaacgggctcccggaacggaacctgttcgcaagtcggggaccacctgtaTATAGATGTCTGATTGTTGCAATATGTTTctatattgcacttttttttttcttttcacaattGTAAAACTATCCCCAAGGTGGAACTTATTGAAAACTCTTTAAAAActcaaaaaaaactttaatgcACGTGCTACTTGTTCTTTTCCATTTAGCGTTGGTAATTGTTGTTCTTTTTGCTTTTGAAATAGACATTACTGCCCGGAGCATCTATATCTGCTAGTGAAGTTGTGAAGCCAGCTCCTAATACATCAACTGCATTTCACAAATCTGGTGATAAAGTGTATGCCCATCAAATGGTGCGAACAGATGCCAGAGAGCAGAAGCTAGATGCCTTTCTTCAGCCGATACCAAAGCAGCAGTTGGTCAGTGCACCTGCCTTCTCGGAGGTTGAAGAACAAAAATAtaaagccaatccagaatgcaggactacagaaatgttaagtGATCTTGAAATAGATGCTTCTGATTTACTGAACTCTGTTCTGGAAGTTGAAATGCACAAGGATAGTGTTGGAGAAAATGAAGCGAGTACGTCTTTGGATAATGTGCTGCCCAGGTAATACTACAGAAACTGCTTTCTTTTAGGTCCTTTTGTTTGTTGCTTCTATTCGTAGACCTTTCAAAACTTTCTGCCAGTAAATAGAAATCTGCCATGAATCCTCTTGTGATGTCTCCTGTCGGCCGTCTTCACCAATTACAACAGAGTTATCATCTGGTTTACGTATCATTCTAAACAACTTTCTACATAACATTTTGGGCCGTTTACTAACTTAAGCCCATGAAATTGTTGTATTTTATGCTTTGTTCTCTAGTAGAAATGATCTTGTTGGTTTTCTGTAGGAAAAAGAGGCCACGAGCAGACTCTGATGTGGAAATGGATGACTCTGAGATGGACAGAACAATGACTGCAGCCGCTGCGCCGAGGAGGAGGATCATCAAGTTATCCAGTGTGTTGAgcttacagaaagacattgaagaCAGAGGGCACAAACGTAGGTGCAGCATCAACATTGGTGCATCAGCATTGGTGAAATATTCTATCCGCATTATATGCATTGTTTTTGGAAAATTTGCTTCTGTTTCTGCTGTTTCTACCATATAGGTTGTAATGAACACAAATCTATTTGTTAAAGATGTTGTCCAGGAATTCAACAAAATGTTTGCTGTTTGTGCAGCCTGTGAGAAACCCGTCCTAGGAGGGATGCATGCATCTACATGGGAGGCCTGTGGGCGTGGCCTAAATCCACACTGTGCCTTCCTGTCAGGCTTGCCATGGGCTGAACAGGACGAGGAGTGTAGCTTTTTTCAACACCCTCTTTACATGGCCATGCCCCTTTACCAGTGTAGAGATGCACTCACCTCTTTTAGTACAGGTTTCTCACAGGCTGTGTGGGCGACAGCCATGTTTTCTCAATTCCTGTACAAGCCCTTTGAATTGGTTGTcccacaatttatttattttttttgctttggatTGTACAAATGAGTGATATGAGTTCATATGCTTTTATTCTTCCATAACGATTATTAACAGCAACATTTCGACCGTATCAGCTTGAGACCTTATGACCTTATCAAGCTTGAAAGACATGATACGGTCGAAATGTTGCAGTTATTAATCGTTATGGAAGAATAAAGAAACCTAGATTTTattgcatcatttatgctgccactcaTATCTTTATGCTTTTGGACACATATATAAAGTTGTGATTTAGATTCTCCTGTGGCAGTGCATTGACTCTGCCTTGCCGAGAACAGCTAATAGGTGTGTGCTTATGGCAaacatctttttttgtttctgaGTCCATATGCTGTCCATTTGTAGTCCACTTTGTTTTCTAACAGATTACACATGCATGTAAAACGCTAGTGTTGAAGGCTTCAATGTGAAAATTCagatttctcgtctgtatcagtgggggacacagccaagaccttgggtatagctactgcaaCAACACTAAacaaaaaagtgttaactcctcctactagctatacccctcctgcaggcaccacgctcatcagtttttagcttagtgtctgcaggaggcagacgtgTAGTCTAGGTCTTCAGGAAAAGACATTGTGTGTGGGAATATGGGGAGGCGCGGGAAGGTCGATCAGTACGATGTCTCCGCCATGCTGTTATGCCCGACCCAAAGAAGAAAAGGTTGCTTAATCATTCCTTGTGCAAAAGATCATTGCCCTCCAGCTATAGTGTTCCTCACCCTTGAGCAACTCCAATCCTCCGTGACGGCGAGTGCGATGGGGAACACTGCTGGAAACACATTGCCGTGATGGCCGGGATAGGTCTATACTACATCTGCTAAGAGGGGTGAGTATACATTGGGTAGGTATAACCTATTCTCTCCCCTTCTCTGGTACTATCTTTCCCATCTCTTCGGGCCCTGGGCCTTCTGCTTGTATCCCGACCTAACCTCACCAGGGACTCCTGCTGGTGTAAAAGCGACTGCCGTGGCCTCCTTACTTTAGTCCCTGTTTTTTTGGGCCTTCCCGGCCCTCTGCAGGTTGTCTGGATGCCCCTCCTGTGGGCCCCATTAGATCAGGGGCTCCCGCTGGTGTGGAAGTGCATGCGGTGCGGGCCTCGGTGGCGAGTCAGGCTGGGGAGGGACTCTAGGGAACCTATATACGCAGGGAACCTGATCCCAGTAGGAAGCCAGCCTGTCAATCGATGTCCTGGAGCTGCGGGCGTTTTTTCAATCGTTACAACACTTTATCCAGCAGCTGAGGGGTTAGCTGGTTCGAGTACGAACAGACAACGCAACGGCGGTCATGTACATCAACCACCAAGGAGGAACTCGAAGCGTACAAACTGTGGACGAGGTATCAAGGAAACTCAGCTGGGCTGAACTGCATCTGCTAGCAATCTCGGCAGTATACATACCAGGAGTGGAGAACTGGATTAGATTTCCTCAGCCGAGCAACAGTCTACCCGGGAGAATGGGAGTTGCATCGCGAGGTGTTCCGGGCAATATGTCACCATTGGGGGCAACCCAACGTGGACATGATGGCATCCAGGTTCAGCTGCAAGATGCAACCCTTCGTGACCATGTCTCAGGATCCTCAGGCCCTGGCGGTGGATGCACTGGTGATCCCGTGGTCGAAGTTCCAGCTCCCGTACATTTTTCCTGCATTCCTGCTCATTCCGAGAGTGCTCAAGAAGATCAGGATGGAGGGTCGTCCGGTAATCCTCATAGCGCCGGACTAGCCGCGGAGAGCTTGGTACGCGAACCTCATAGATGTGCTCGTTGATGCCCCATGGCGACTACCGGAGCCAGAAGATTTACTCTCACAAGGCCCGCTCTTCCACCCGAATTTAAAGCCACTTCTTTTGACGGCATGGCTGTTGAAGCTGTTGTTCTAAGGGCGCGCGGGTTTACGGAGCCGATCATTCAAACCATGATAAAGGCCAGAAAGCCCTCGTCATCTAAAACTTACTATCGGGTCTGGAAACGGTTTTTCATATGGTGCAAGGAATGTCATTTACATCCAATGCGGTTCTCTCTAGCCCATGTCTTGTCCTTCCTACTAGCGGGCTTGGACATGGGCCTGAAGTTGAGTTCCCTAAAAGGTCAAGTGTTGGCCCTGTCCATCCTCTACCAGAGGTCACTAGCTGCCAAGTCAGCAATCCGCACTTTTCTTCAGGGAGTCTCTCGCACGGCTCCACTTTACCACTGTACTTGGGATCTGAATCTCGTCCTGGATGCTCTTCAGGCTCATCCATTTGAACCACTGAAAGAAGTACCGTTACGACTTTTGTCTTGGAAGGTCGCCTTCCTCTTGACAATCACATCTATACGCAGTCTTTCAGAGCTGGCCGCGTTGTCTGTCGAACCTCGAACCTAACTTGCTTTCCATCAGCACAAGGTGGTATTGCGTCTAGTCCCTTCGTTCCTGCCAAAGGTGGTGTCCTCTTTGCACCTCAATAAGGACATTACACTCCCATTGTTTTGCCCTTCGCCAGCTCATCCAAGCGAACGTGCCTTGCATCGGCTAGACCTAGTACAGGCCCTACGGACGTATGTTTCTAGAACCTGGGATTTTTGGCGGGTGGATTCTCTGTTCGTAGTCCTGGAAGGACGGTGTCGGGGATCTACGGCATCCAAAGTGACCATTTCAATACATCTGACGGTGATTGAGGCCTGTCGCGCTCCTTTATGCTCCTTGCATATTGTTAAGTTATTGTTATGTTGTACTCCTACtaggctgctcctactgcttgcctATAAAACTCATTAGCGTGGTGCCTGCAGCAGGGGTATAGCTATTAGGAAAAGTTAAACACTCTGTGCTTTGGGGGGCACAgccaagaccttgggtatagctactgccagtGACACTAAGCACAAAGTGTTAACTCTTCCTAATAGCTATAACCCTGCTGCAGGCACCATGCTAATGAGTTTtatatgcaagcagtaggagcagcctaGTAGGAGTACAACATAACAATAACTTAACAATATGCAAGGAGCATAAATATCATGGGTACATATATTCACGCCATATGCAACCACAAAAGAACGAAAGTTGCAACAAGAAAACATGGTAACTGCAaaatgggtgggtgctgtgtccccctatgaacGTAACGAGAAAGTGATTTTaaggtaagttataccaaaatccTTATTTTTTATTTAGAATGAAAGGGTGCATTGTTCTTGGGGATCTGTCTGGTATCGCAGCTCAATTCCAGAGGTGGGACCTGCAACATTATTGGATTAACATGACGGCTGCTTTCTGAAAGGGGTCGTTtctgatgagacaacccctttaacttatgtcATACTTATAATAACCAGTCTGAATTTTGATcatatttactttttattttagagctttttaaaaatatttgtaaACCTTTTGTATTAGGTCTTATGTCAGTGTATTCAGGTATATAGTGTTCTGCTATTTTTTGAAGTGTTTGCCCTCCTTCTATTCTCCAGGCCTCCAGGACATGCTACGCAATCACTGCTTTGTGGGCTGTGTAAACCCACAGTGGGTGCTAGCTCAGTATCAGACAAAACTCTACCTCCTAAATACCACAAAGTTAAGGTATGTTTAGCATTTCGGAATGGTCAGTATGTCCCTAGCCTAACGTAGTGAATAGGAGGGATAGCCCGGTGTTAGATTACTATGGAAAGTTCTTTCAGAAGTCTTGTGCAGGTAGCAAAAACACTAAGTAACCCTTTTAGTTTGATGCTTTGCATCCTGTTCTACTCCCTCTGAAGTAAAGGTAGAACAGTGTATCTGTAGAAGTAGTTAAACCTTTGGAGACATTACCTGTATGCGTGGAACATAAAAGTAAGACTCTTCTATGTGTCCGAGGGTTCTCTTGAGACCATTTCTAGACGAAAGCCTCAGACTTATACGTTTAATGAATGCCACCCAAGGGCCACGGTTTACAAGTAAATAAGAATACTGCACGATATACCCTCTACTCTCACGGGTATAGCACAGTCTGCTTCCATAcaattatggccgcctgcagacgagcgggtcggatccggcagcgagaattctcgccgcgggacccgacccgagagcctgcagggacgagcgcgtactcacccgcgcctggcggccccaacTCTTTTATGTGccagctgcggcgcagccggcggccgggtgagtgcgtgccccacacaaaaataggacatgccgcggtttgtttgccgcgcgagatttcgcgcggccgtctgcataggagtgcgtattgtaatgcactcctatgcaaactttcagtggcggaaatcccgcgggaaataccgccgcgggatttccgcccgtgtgcaggcggcctaagtacaAAAGATCCTGAGAGCCCTGATGGATACTGTCCAAACTGAAGCCATGTTGGCCTACATTGTGTGAATGGGGTGGTTTACAGATTAGTTTACTTTATACATCGGAAGCTTTCCTAGCGTATACAGTAAATGCAGTCGCAGAGTGAAGAGCCTGATAGTGTTCTTGTTCGTCCTATTTGATATGAATTTTCTCTCCACAGTCAAGAGCTCTTCTATCAAATACTTATTTATGATTTTGGGAATTTTGGCATAATGAAACTATCCGTAAGTAATGATATTATTTGTGCTAGTTTATTTTGTTATATTCCTTTTCAGGTTGGTTTTCTATTGAGATATTTAGCCTTCCTAGAAGAAAAGTAAATGTTTCTAGAGAGGATTGATAGAATAGCGTTTAGTTTCTGAGACTCAGTTCACACTGTATTTGCAATGCAAGCTCTGCATATGCTGCAAGAAACATCGCAGTCATACACCAAATATATTCCTAGGCTGCTGGTATGTGTTGTTTTGCCTTTGATATATTTAATTAATGCAGATGCCTGTGGCAACATATTCTACTGTATAAGCACACAGGGGCATACTTCGGAAGCACACATTGGGAAATGCTCCCAACATATTTCTCTGATGGAAGGCTCCaatagagttggaagggccctCCAGGGTTGTCGGGTCCAAccttctgctcaatgcaggatccactaaatcGTCCCAGACCAAAGCTCAACTTGTGCACAACCATTGCAAGTCAACTTGCTGCAATATATTTTACATTTGTTTAGGAGTCCGCACCAATATATGATTTGGCCATGTTAGCATTGGATAGTCCTGAAAGTGGATGGACAGAAGAAGACGGCCCTAAAGAAGGACTTGCCGAATACATTGTCCAGTTCCTTCAAAAGAAAACTGAAATGTTAAAGGATTATTTCTCCTTGGAAATAGATGAGGTGAGTTGTAGATTGTGTAGCGCTGTGAGGCATCTGCTTCTATAGGTCTAGCTGATTTGTACCATTGAGCTATAAGGAGATGATGTCCATATTGCCATCACTTCTGCTGTCGAATGAAAATCAGTGAGCTTGTTTCCAGGGTATTTTGAAACAATATTTTCATCGACTAAATATTGCAGTGATTTCTTTGAGATTCAGATTGGAGaaagtttttcattttaaaaatattaaagtaTATGTGCACTTTAGATGACTTTTCAGGCTAAGATGCCGTGTGTGTACACGAGAAATAGAATTTTTGGTCGTTATCCAGCCTTTCTCACCAGTTCTTCACTCTACATATTGTAACTGTacattttcagttttctctgGCACCATATGAGAGAGTCTAGCTGTCTTGCACAAATATCTAGACATCTTTAAAACAAGACCAGAAAGATTATTTTAACTGCAATGCAGTCTGAGATACAGGAGGTGGAAGTGATAACTGCATAAACTTGCTGCTTTAATTATTGACTGTAGTTCTATAGGGTGCATCTCAGGATAGATCAAATCAAGATCACTGGAGGAGGGGAGACCTAGCCTGAGATATAGCAAGTTGCTCTCCGATTTGTCACATATgagggtctttttttttctcttcagaaaATTAGTGGGAAGCTGtgaacttgctcatctaatcgccACTTTTcacttaatttgctattttactaACTCCATGACTCAGATGTTTACCACCATTCGTGTCACAGCATCAAATAAGTTGCCCAAACAATCACATCACAGGCAGACTTCAATACATTTTACACTGCCCTTATCCTGTCCGCACCCGTTCGTTGACATAACGACCACTTCTCTTGTGATACGTTTACATGCAACATTCTCAGTGATAACAATTATCACTAGAGAGGAATGTCTAATACATCTCACAGGTGGAAAGGTTCCTCAGTCAGAAATGGCATTTTCACCCACTGTCACCATAAACATTTGTATTCAACCAGCTTCACGCATAAAGTATTTGGCCACTATCAGACGGGTGTAATAGGGCTCTTTTTGTACTTGTCTTAGAGACAAAACACTCCAACCTCACGTGCTTCATCAGGACTAGAGTTATGAAATGCATAATGTTCAGGAGTTTACATGGTTACAGTTTAGGGGTTAAAGAGGTATACAATTTCTGTTTCATCATATAACTTAATTTGATCAAAGATTAAAGATAAATCTGCAGCACTCACATGAATCCCAAATCTATTGGGGGAGCAAATACATATATATGACGTCAGCTCCAAAAGGACTAAAGCCAAGGCCAACAGTCATACAggtagagaagaagaaaaaagcagCGTCTGTACTGCTGAGTAAATAAAATGGAGACTTTATTCCCCCTTGTCCTGGTGGACGTTTCGATCTCTGGACTGAGATCTTTTTCAAGCTCACCTCCCATACAAAAATCCACAtatacagtgaaggaaataagtgtgtaatcccttgctgattttgtaaTGACCCAAAGAACACCGTCCCCACTGTCAAGCATGGAGGTGGAAACATTATGTTTTGGGGGTGTTTCTCTGCCGCATCAATGGTAGAATGGATGGAGCCATGTACCGTAAAATACTGAGTGACAACCTCCTTccctccaccaggacattaaaaatGGGCCATGGCTGGGTCTTCCGGCACGACAGtgacccaaaacatacagccaaggcaacaaaggagtggctcAAAAGAATCACATTAAGGTCATGGAGTGGCCTAGCTAGTCTCCAGACGTTAATCCCATAGAAAACTTATGGAGGGAGCCGAAGATCAAAGTGGCCAAGCGACAGCTGCGAAATCTTAGTGATTTAGAGATGATCTGCAAAGAGGAGTGGACCAAAATTCCTTCTGACATGTGAGCAAACCtcatcatcaactacaaaaaagtCTGACTGCTGTGCTTGGCAACAAGGGTTATTGCCaccaagtattaaccctttgcaatccaattttggattcagtgtttcctaaggagctttctctttctgccattatgcaatggtgccatatgctggctagagccagtattgcggtatgggacatgctgtagaggcccccgacaacatacCTTCCAGGCCGTAATATCGTGTGACTACACCAAGTCACGCTAGGTCCACGCATGCGCACTGCTTGTACCATGGCCATATTCCGTCACAATAGCCCCAGGACCATGTACGTGCAAATCGCAACAGTGCGCATGCTTGTAAGCTCCGGTAGAAATTTCTGAACGTGTCTATATTTCCAAATATATAGGTAACATGTGCGGCTGCATGAGAGCACTCTGTTAACTATGAAGGCTTCATGTGAGCCCAAGACTTAACTTCCACCATCTTGATGAATCAGTTGCAGCtacactgtaaggccttagtcagacgggcgtttttagccgcgatttgcgcatgcgtccggcgattttataaaaccattgctttgcaatggtatcggacacatgagcgctttttatgcgctcgtccgataaattatagaacaaaaaatcgcagatcgcacctatctgcgatctgcgattcctgttctcttctctatatgcgctcaatggggccggcggcagcagctccgaccccattgagaacatatagaagacaaatcattcttctctgccacagctgtaacagctgtggcagagaagaacgatgtttgcccattgaattcaatggagccggcaatacagccgctccattgaaagcaatgggctgccggcatgcgcggggtgaattgtcgggaaggggttaaatatataagcccttccctgcaattcatcctaaaatgtgttaaaataaaaacaaattgtatactcacctttccgctgcagccggagtccagccgcggccgctgtcagttctcctgaactgcttcttggcactattcagccggcggggctttaaaatccccgcctgctgaatgatctgcctctgattggtcacagccctgaccaatcagaggccggtttcactcacacacccattcatgaattcatgaatgggtgagtgactgctgcctctcagcgctgagccaatcaggggcaggtctgactcacatccattcatgaattcatgaatgggtgtgagtgaggcatgcctctgattggctcagcgctgagccaatcagggggcaggtctgactcacacccccttcacaccctccgcag
This genomic window from Eleutherodactylus coqui strain aEleCoq1 chromosome 12, aEleCoq1.hap1, whole genome shotgun sequence contains:
- the MLH1 gene encoding DNA mismatch repair protein Mlh1 isoform X4, with translation MADVRTLANATTVDNIRTVFGNAVSRELIEVGCEDVKLAFNMKGYVTNANYSMKKCIFLLFINARLVESAALKKAIETVYAAYLPKNTHPFLYLSLEIAPQNVDVNVHPTKHEVHFLHEENIIERVQQHIESKLLGSNSSRMYFTQTLLPGASISASEVVKPAPNTSTAFHKSGDKVYAHQMVRTDAREQKLDAFLQPIPKQQLVSAPAFSEVEEQKYKANPECRTTEMLSDLEIDASDLLNSVLEVEMHKDSVGENEASTSLDNVLPRKKRPRADSDVEMDDSEMDRTMTAAAAPRRRIIKLSSVLSLQKDIEDRGHKRLQDMLRNHCFVGCVNPQWVLAQYQTKLYLLNTTKLSQELFYQILIYDFGNFGIMKLSESAPIYDLAMLALDSPESGWTEEDGPKEGLAEYIVQFLQKKTEMLKDYFSLEIDEDADLEVDAPTWRWTTEHILYKAFRMHLLPRKEFAEDGSVLQLANLPDLYKVFERC
- the MLH1 gene encoding DNA mismatch repair protein Mlh1 isoform X5 — protein: MADVRTLANATTVDNIRTVFGNAVSRELIEVGCEDVKLAFNMKGYVTNANYSMKKCIFLLFINARLVESAALKKAIETVYAAYLPKNTHPFLYLSLEIAPQNVDVNVHPTKHEVHFLHEENIIERVQQHIESKLLGSNSSRMYFTQTLLPGASISASEVVKPAPNTSTAFHKSGDKVYAHQMVRTDAREQKLDAFLQPIPKQQLVSAPAFSEVEEQKYKANPECRTTEMLSDLEIDASDLLNSVLEVEMHKDSVGENEASTSLDNVLPRKKRPRADSDVEMDDSEMDRTMTAAAAPRRRIIKLSSVLSLQKDIEDRGHKRLQDMLRNHCFVGCVNPQWVLAQYQTKLYLLNTTKLSQELFYQILIYDFGNFGIMKLSESAPIYDLAMLALDSPESGWTEEDGPKEGLAEYIVQFLQKKTEMLKDYFSLEIDEDIKNGPWLGLPARQ
- the MLH1 gene encoding DNA mismatch repair protein Mlh1 isoform X2, encoding MADVRTLANATTVDNIRTVFGNAVSRELIEVGCEDVKLAFNMKGYVTNANYSMKKCIFLLFINARLVESAALKKAIETVYAAYLPKNTHPFLYLSLEIAPQNVDVNVHPTKHEVHFLHEENIIERVQQHIESKLLGSNSSRMYFTQTLLPGASISASEVVKPAPNTSTAFHKSGDKVYAHQMVRTDAREQKLDAFLQPIPKQQLVSAPAFSEVEEQKYKANPECRTTEMLSDLEIDASDLLNSVLEVEMHKDSVGENEASTSLDNVLPRKKRPRADSDVEMDDSEMDRTMTAAAAPRRRIIKLSSVLSLQKDIEDRGHKRLQDMLRNHCFVGCVNPQWVLAQYQTKLYLLNTTKLSQELFYQILIYDFGNFGIMKLSESAPIYDLAMLALDSPESGWTEEDGPKEGLAEYIVQFLQKKTEMLKDYFSLEIDEEGNLTGIPLLLDNYIPLLEGLPMFILRLATEVNWDDEKECFESFSKECSMFYSIRKKYILEELADSEDADLEVDAPTWRWTTEHILYKAFRMHLLPRKEFAEDGSVLQLANLPDLYKVFERC